The Prunus dulcis chromosome 3, ALMONDv2, whole genome shotgun sequence genome segment ttggtTAGGTACAACGTTCGAGTTTCTCTTCACATCAAAATTGTAACAAAGATCTGTTGCAATATGCCAGAGAAGGATGCTTTGTTCAAATTCAACTCCAAAAATGGTCCAGCCAAGTCTAACTAGACACTTTGCATCTCGAAGCACCTGGGCACCCCTACGAGCACATAATTGCTTGCAAGCATCAAAATTAGAAGCACTCTTTGATTTCTCTTTGAGCTGCGTAAATATCAAATTCTTCAACTCTTTGGAAACATCCTCCGAGTCTTGGTATCGATACTTCTCTAACAACTTATTTATGAATAAGTCCTTCTTAATAAAAATGCACTTGGCTGGCCTATTTTTGAGACAAAATGTTATTAGGTTGTATTGTCCCAATTTATTAGACCACCTATTGTTTTTAACCAATGGGATTGATGAAACGGCTGTATGGAAGAGCTTCAACACCCCATTTTTGTGCTTATTCAGCTGTAGCGTTGTCCAGTCTGAGGAAAGTAGCATGACCACAGCATACATTTCCAGGATGATAGCTCCTACCAACAATACATATGTGATAGCTACATCCTCTCCCGTGTATGCATGCTTCTCTTTGAACAAGAAGACCAGGAATACTGAAACTGTGAGAGAAAGGCTGATACAACGGAGAATACCACCGAGACGAGAATGAACTAGGACAGCTCTAGTATAAAACACATCATACATGAATCCTAGCTCAATCTCAATGACTTCGAAAGCTTGCTCGGAGTTTCTATTTTGGAAGAATGTTTGGCTTTTCTCTATATTGTGGAAGCTGAGGATGAGATCAGCACATAGCCGCTTGAAAGTTTCAAAGAAACTGTAGGCTTTGTTTAAAATTACGGCATTTTGGATACTGTCATCAAGTACTCCTCCGGCATCGTTGGAATTATTCTCAGCTTTGGGAGCTTCAATGGGTGGTCCTAGTTCAACCTTGAATCCCTCAGCTTTCTTAGAGCTGTATTCTTCCATGTATCTAGCATAATTGGGACCAGGATCAGGATGAGGAAGCATAGACTCTCTAAAATGCTCACTACTTGCAGACCTTAGAACCCAAGTCCTCTCCCCAAACTTTATAATCCCAACTATGAACATTGGTATTGCCAAAAAATTCAGCACTTTATTGGACCATGCTCTTAAGAAGACATAGAAAGCTACAAGCACCTGGACAGCTACCCCAAGCAAGTGCCTCAACCACAATTCATTGTCTTCCAAGGAGTAAGCAGTAATTGTATCTGGGCCACCAAGATGCAAGAGAAGAAAGGGTGCCCAAAATGCTGTTATTATATAATCTGGATTGACAGAATCACCTGGAGAGTCTTCTTGGTTGTTGGAGAGTATGCCAAGTGAGACTGTTGCAACTGAGTCTGCTGACAAGTAAGCAAGCCACAGAACAATTCTGAGTATGTTACTGGTTGAGTGCTTTCTCCAGCTGCCAATGAGGATGAGGATGGCCTGCAAGCTGAGGCTGATCAAAACCATAGCCCGAAGCTCCCACTTGTTCCAGATTTTTCTCACACTTTCCGGAAAAATCTGCATTGCCATCCTCTTCTCTGTGAAGATCAAACTGCTGACAACTAGGAAGAAATATTTTTACAGAACATCAGATTGTATCAGAATAAGTTTGCTTAACACATTCATTGCATGTATAAAAGTAACATAATCTTACCTGTGAGGAACATGATTAATCTGTTTTTACAAGATTTGAAAGGCAGTGTGCTTAAATTTTGTAATGATGCAGGGGAGGTGGAGGATGCTTTCctctgctttttgtttttcttattgtcAAACAGTAAGAGTGAAGATAATATACAGCCAAACCAGTTAACCCAAAGTCATCCAATATAATTGAAAAGTCGTGGTCAGTCAATGTCCAACCAATATGGCCCATTTCCATTTGGGCAATGAGAATACTctagaaaaggaagaaaaagaaaagtaaagaaacaaaaatggttaaattattattttagcTCATGTGTCCATTTGGGTGCAAACATAAGAAAGGAATGGTGGGTTTCTCATTCCCACAGATGTCTAAACTAGATCTCAGAAAATAGGGATTTTGCATTCCCAAAGGGGGAGGTGCATTTTCTCATTCCAATGATTGGTTTCAAATGTTGTGGTCTCATATGTAATTTTGACTCCATACCTAAACCCATTATGGCTGCAGCTTACTCAATTTGAAAAGTCCACACATAGACAGTTGCATGTATCTCTTTTCTTCGGATGATAAATTTTACATATTGCAGGACCTCTAAGATCCAGGAAAACCCATTTCATTATATTAAGTATTAGGTAATTTTACCTAAAATGGCAGATGAGTGTATCCAAATTACCTCTCTGCTTCTAAGCCAAGCAAGTGAGATAGACTGAAACCCAAGATCCCTTTCATTTTGTATATCTGGGTGTCTTAGAAACCTGAACGTGTTTAACACTATTTGTTTTAACTTCATGAATATATTTTACTTCTCGTGCAACTTTGGATCCTGAAATTCCATGACTGGCAGAAATTTTGTTCACCAAATGATGTGACGCCATGTTAATATATTAGAACATGAGCTCACTCTTAACCTGAGTTACTTTTAACAAGTAAGATATTGACATGTATACGGGTGCATCATTCGATAATAAAGTAAGATGTTGTTGTGGATAAACTAACATTTTTGTGTGAGGCTCAACAGAGGTGGAAATAAAGTAAGGGTGATTGCCTGCTTACGGCCCTAGCTTTAGGGATTTTGTGTTGTCATTACTAATTGGTGCTTCTTTATGAGTTCGAAAATGAATCATTCTTGGATGGAGATAGACAATTGTAGTTTAATAACCATGCAGAGctaaatataacatatatacaAAGAACCAGTTCAGATTTGTTTGccattattttaatttggcgATGGAAATATAACACTAGTATTGTTACTTTTGTTgcgttttttttcttttttttgggttaagtTATCGCATGAAAACTTTATGAATGGATACAAGAccaaaaatacatattgaACTAAATAAAAAGCTTAACTATAGATgcatagcaaaagaaaaatcttacaatcttacaaggaagaaaaaaacctCAATTAACAAATCAGCAAGGCTTAGCCAGTGCCACCAAGAACACCCTTAAGCTTCTTGATCTGAGCAAGGTCAAGGAAAGTGGTCTGCCCCACCAATGCAGAAGGCAAGTTGTTAGCAAAGAGGGCAAAGTCAAGGATTTGGAGACCAGGGCTTGCACTGCTGAAGCTAACAAAAGCACTGGAGTGTATTTTAGCAGCATTCACTTGAAAATGCAGCAACCCTTGAGGGAAAACCATGACATCTCCCTTCTTAAGAGTCTCCAAGTACACAGTGCTGGCTGAGGAAACAAAGCCTGCTGTGATGTGTCCTCTTGTCACAACCAGAATTTCTGAAGCACCAGGGTGTGTGTGGAATGGGATGACGCCACCTGGCGCTAAGTCTAGCCTTGCCATAGAGAGGCCAAGCCCATTGACACCAGGAAACTGAGCCACAAATGCAGGGGTCACAGCAGCTTGGATTATGTTGGTGGTGTTTCCACCTTTGGCCAGGCCAGAGAACACAAAGTCACTGACAGTGACATTTGCAGGGCTCTTGCAAGGGTAGCCTGCAGGGCCATCTGGGCCTTTCAAGTCTGCCACACAAAAGTCTTGGACAGAAGCAtgagaagaggaggagaagaaaatgaaaaagaatagGAAGAGAATGTAGCACTGAGGCATTTTCAGAAATGGGTTGTGGGCAAAAGCGAGTGTGAGGCATCTTGGATGGCATGGTTAGGGTTTATATACAAAATTGTAGATGAACTGATTGGTACGAGTAGACACCACGCCATGCAGGACACAATTGACCCATGGAGAAAACAGAGCCATATCTTTGCTGGGCTGAAGCTAAACTTATTGTATTGGACATAAAACAGGATGTCACTTCTGGTAGTTAGTAGTGGTAAAGTGACTTATTCAATCTTCCACTCTGTCAAACAACTTGCATGCACAACCAAACAATGGACAATAGGGCATTGGATATCCATAACAAAAAGAATTGTTTGAGAATGCTACAAAATGAACAATGAAAGCAACCTACATTCATATCCATTCACAAACAAAAGATTGCATAATGTATAATTATCAGACCAAGACTCCTTGATTGATCACGTTCACATACCAACAGCCAAGATGAAACAAAGATTTCATTATCAATTTGAAGGTTTAGTTGAGGAAATTTCAGTGGGCTAAACTAAATTAAGCATGCATAATGCATTGGTATTGAGTAGTAGAGTGGAAGACGGTGCCAGGAACTTAGCTGTTTGTGGTCCAAATTTCCAATAGCACATGGGAAGTGAGAAGGAAAGTGCATAAGCAGCCAGTCTGACAGCTAAAACCTTCCAAGGGTGTACCTACAATACAATTCTTTCTTGGGTGTGTCCTTCAAGTTGCAACAATGGATTTCATGTGTGGACTATAGTCATTTCCTCTAGCTAAGATTTCTAGAATAGCTAAGGCTAACATAGCATGAATCTGAAAGTTAGAAGCTGGGAAATCCACAAggtcaaaatgaaaaaagtgGAAAACTTCTAGGTAAATCAGAGGAGTTTTACATGGAAGGTGGACGAAATAGTGGGAACGTACATAGAAATTAAGGAgcaattttggtttttaatacaagcgattaatctaaattacaagcAAAAGGGAAATTTTCACAACTAGGAGTCGAAGACAAGACCACTGTGTAAATAGCATAGTGTTGCCATATTGAATTACTTGATATTGACTGAAAATagatgcaaatatttggtcgAAGACCATCCCAAACTACAGCCCAATATTGCAAAGAAACAAAGCCCAAAAAGATAATTAAACCAGGACCAAAACAGAAGCAACTAAAAATCCTGTATGAatttttctcctccttttccttttgacTAATAAGAACAAACAATATACTTGCTACCAGCAGTCCAATGTTGGTGGGTAATTTAGAAAATGTTCTGTATAGTTCCATATTGGGGGCAAGAGAGATAATAGTTCCTTGCGTCAGTCCATTCGGCTTTAGGTTGCAGGTTTTTTATGGCCTTAGATGTGGGAGTAGCCTCCTCCTTTAAActtttgtttattaaaaaaaaaataaggaacaaaaaaaaaaaaaaaaaattagacttaAAGCAAATTCTTATAACCTCAACAACAATAAATATACTTGGAAGCAATAGATATTTGTATATGTACATTAAATGTTGAATAATGAGATATATCTTTTTGTTAACATGAGGACTTTATCTCAATTTGTATaaagttactttttttttttttttatgaacttTGTATAAAGTTACTTGGATTGGATGCTATCAGACTTCAGCAAAACATCTGCCAATCTATTTGGTGTTGATTTTGTGCTCTATCTAAAGCTACGTGTTTTTCAACTTTTATTCTTCCAATATAATATCTAAatctcaaaactcaaaactacaaaaaataataaccaGTATTTGCTTAAACCAAATTCACGTTATTTTAACATGAGTAATTACTCTTTCAAGAAAAATCTTGTTTTTGAGTCCTAGCATTCTTATGCATATGTAGTGTGCGTGAgttttgaaaaaatcatcaaagaaTCGTATCTCAATTCGTTTATGGCTGGCAGGAGACTTTCAGGAAAGGCTGTGGGTGGGAAGCTCTGAGAAGTTGCATTATTTTGATACCTTTACCTTAGTCTGTTTTCTAAATCAGAACCTTTCTgaatggaaaaaagaaaaaagaaaaaagcaagcCTGAAAGGGTCTTTGGATTTATTGGCTTAGAAATTATGGGAATTTCCTTTTAAATGCAGGGCTGCAGTGGAATATGTCAGGCCACACCATACTTACTCAGAGCAAACCAATGCAGAAAGATCAGTCCATCAGTCCATCAGTCATATCGTAATACCAGTATGCAATCCTCTCTCCTAAACTAAACCCATTTGTCAAATTCAACTATTTTCTCTTCAGCAAATTAACTCCAAACAACAGTTTGAGCCAAGGGGAACAGAGATATTTTAATCTGAATGATAAGATATTAAGATGAACAATCCACCATcagtgaagaaaaagaaaaataaataaaattttgacctACGTACCCGCTATAACTTCTTCAACTAACCCTACCCTTTTTACTCTCGAATCTCTCCccaaaaggagaaagaagttatggtctccTATCCTATActtgtgtttatttatttgggttGTTAATCCCACAATAAATTGGAGTggataaacataaataatcCAAAGTTTGGTACACTGGTTGTTCCAACTTCCAACATTGCAAttttgcagcagcagcaacaacttgaaattcaattacaaaggCATTGAAGAAGGCAGTGGAGGAAACTGGTgctgaagaaaagaaatgtgacataatatgaaaaaaaatgaaaacatattgaaaaaataaacgatttaaattttcaaaatacaacatatgataaaattaaattctcgagacaaattacaaattattattttttacttttacgTTGTTGCAAAAGCTAAGGATGTCATGCAAGTCTGTGGGGGACCCACAAAGTCTATGTTGCAGTCAAAAACGCATCCTTCCCAGGTGAGCTTTATTTTAGTCTTGAGACCTGCAATGTAAAACAGCATCACTCTATGTGACTAATATGGAAAGAGGTGTTTCAAAGAGATGCACATTAAGGGAAATATTGGGTTCATTGACCAAACCTGACTTAGTTGAGGCACATCAATGAAGGACATGGGGAGCATGTGTTTTGGCTCAGAGAGTAACAGGTTTCAACAGTCACAGGCACAGAAGATATGTTGTCTTTTTTCTATCTTGCTGTAGACATGCAAGAATATATATGTGATGCAgattgtgaaaaaaatatcattttgtgATCTTGATGATGAGAAATGGGTGTccaaatatgttttttttttttttttttgcggtCAAAAATGGGTGTCCTATGATATTTCATACAAAAGTATGAACTATGATCTTGCATATATGATTTGtgtgaaagaaaagaatgaattAGAAACACAAGGAATAGGGGCAagaatgtttctttttctcagcATTTGTCTCATTCCCTTGATTTGTGTTTCATGCTTGTTGAATTAACCCTCGTCATTCCCTTTTCAGTTCAGTTTCTGCACCAGCTGCAAGATTTTCCAAACCCAAGATGGAAATAACTTCTGAAATTCACACCAATCTTGATAATTCAGGTACTACCAACATGGTCAACTACTAGGCCAAGatcatcaatttcatttttccatGGTCATCTTTTTTCTGCAATGAATCAGAGTAATCTTTTGATGACCTTTTTTAACTTCTTGAGATTTTATCCTACTCTCTCTTTTCAAACTCCTCAACTTCACTCTCCATTTCTCACTCTTCAACCATTTGGTGCATTCACTATTTACATTCACGAGTTAAAAAAATCTCCCACAATCTAGATGTATCAATCTGAAACCAAATTATCACACACAGATGCACAATCTGCGTCCCCCAAAAGCTTTCTGCTCAATAATAGATGAGATGGCCTACCAAGTCAcctcaaagaaagaaaaaagttaaaaccCAAGGATATCAAAAAACCAtaagaaaaatcattatttttctctccaaatttcatattgaaaGTCAGATGAAGTAAATGTGGTGGGGATGtggggaaaaaagaaaagaaaagtaggaAGAGTAAAAAGCACCTGAGGAGAAAAATTTAGTTAAAATGGAATAATgctgttttgttattttcgattaataattatatattacataaaaatattatcaCGTGATTCATAATATtatcaattaaaaataataatataatattattcccgttttataaaaatcttttCCTCCTACACTGAGAGGGAGGATGACGTATAAAAAATACTCTCACTTTAAGCTTCGCATTTCACATTACAAAAGAGATTTGCTTTGCTATTAAATTTTGCAGTCTCACATAAAAACAAGGCACGCTTCTCAAGGAGACTATATATGATGTGGAGACAGCAAACCAAAGAAGAAAGGTgcattttttcttaataacacttcatttattattattattttttgttttatggttTTCTGTCGTGTAGAGATTGAGAGACAGGAGCGGCAACAAGGAGCAGCTATCCTGTGCCAGTGGGACATTTCCGTCAGGCCTACACACGTGGGACCATGCAGCGGTCACACGTGGGCCCACACTCATGTGAGTAATGCGCAGGGGCAGCTGCAGAGCAGGAGCAGAGTTGCAGTCATAATAAGAGCAGACTCTGTCAGATAGACAGAGCGcacagaggagagagagaaatagaggagagagagtgtctTCAGAGGCTCTCAAGAGCCATTAGTTCACCCATGCATAAAAGAAGCCTGCAACCCACTAAACAATCatctcaacaaaaaaacaaaccccCCTTTCTGTGTCTCTTAAATCTCCAAAGCTGTTCTTCCTGaatccttcttcttcttgtttttcatcACCTTGGTATTTTGAAGGATTAttaattctttgttttgttttcttcttcttttttatataaatttgttctgcttgaaaaatcacaagaaaaaaaaaaatgttgagtGGAAATCCAAATACTGCAAGAAATAGGTACCCTTTCACACCAAATCAGTGGCAAGAGCTTGAACACCAAGCTCTCATCTTCAAGTACATGGCCTCAGGGATACCTATTCCAACTGATCTTGTCTATTCTTTAAAGAGAAGGTTGGAcaattcaatttcttcaagacTCTTCTCCCATCCCAGTAAGCACATGTTTTGttcatggttttgtttttttttttgttttgttttgtttttttgtttctatgttattttaattttttgagatTTAAAATAAGGTATGgatatatttgttttgtattaATTTGGGTGTCTTTGGTACTTGTGTGGGTGCAGTGGGATGGGGCTGTTATGAGATGGGTTTTGGCAGAAAGGTAGACCCAGAGCCAGGGAGGTGCAAAAGAACAGATGGTAAAAAATGGAGGTGCTCAAAGGAAGCTTACCCAGACTCAAAGTACTGTGAGAGGCATATGCACAGAGGCAGAAACCGTTCAAGAAAGCCTGTGGAAGTTTCTTCATCAACTACAACTCCTTCAGTAACAACTGCAACAGAGCACCCTtcatcgtcttcttcttcagccCTCTCATcacccaacaacaaaaacctctccaaaacctcttcctactctctctctccactttCCTCATCCATATCCACTGAAACACAAACCCAACATAACCCTCACCAATCTAATTCACCCCTTTATCCCTTCCTTAATTACCCTCAGTCTTCATCTTCAAGTTCTAGGCCTCCTCCTGGTTCTGTTTTCTCACCTCAGAACAGCAGCTCTTCTGCTACCCCTCACCTTTTTTTGAACTCTGGATCTTATAACACTCAAGCTGAAAAAGATTACAGGTTTGTGTTAACAAAAATCAGATTAACCcatgatttatttttgtcttctttttttgtttttcccatAAAGttctgttctttcttttgcCAATAGGTATCTTCATGGAACGAAGGGAAGTGTGGATGAGCTAGCTTTCTTTCCAGAGTCTTCAGCAAATGGAAGAAGCATATTGACTGGGGGCTCATCGTCATGTCAGCCACTGATGAGTTCCTACAGAGGCTACTCTCAACCACAGTTCCAAAGCCTCACAGATCATCATAATCCAGAAGTTTCTCAACAATCACAGGAGGAGGAGCAGCATTGCTTTGTTTGGGGCACTGATTTTAAATCAGGCAGAGCAAtcaaaacagagaaagaagCAGCTGAAACCCAAAAGTCACTGCACCACTTCTTTGGAGACTGGCAGCCACCAAAGAGCACCGACACCTGGCTTGATCTTTCATCCAACTCTGGAGTTCCTAATGGTAATTAGGTTTTTACTGTCAATGTTCTCATTTGGCTCTGAGCCTCTGACCTCTTTGTTGtcagttgtataatttgaaacGTTTCCTTTGTGGTGCAGATCGCTGAAGTCTTAAATCTCAATTATGGGGAGTTTGATCAAAGGCCAAAAGAGTACTCTCTGGTGGGGCATTTGCCTTTTCTAACTTGAACTGGTGGCTAGGGAGCTTTATTTTTGCTGAAAGGCttgtgagtgagtgagtgaatAATGTAGGGGCCACACAGAAGGATTtctgtcttttgctttttcttgatattttatttgctTCTTCTATCACCCCTCTCTAAGAAACATGTCTCATGTcttggtatttatagacttGCTTGTTTGACTGGAAGCATGTTGAAATGTTATGGCCCTATGGGGCCTCTAGCCTCAAAGTTCTGTATGGGTAGCAACTACTTTATCATTTGGAATTTGGTTACACAAGTTCATATTTATGGACCCAAGATGGGGAACATCTGCAATGAAATGGCTCATTTACCCTTCTTTTTACCTATGTGGactttttgtgtgttttcCAAAGGGTTTATTGCCTTTGCTCATCCAATGGACAGCACTCAGACTCAGAGcatagctttttttttttcttcaataaacCATGGGTTTATATATACTGTGGTCTCTTTTCTGTGGGAATCTCACCccgttttattattttccgtGTCCCACCCTGAGACTTTGAATTTTATAGTCAGTTGCACACTTGGATCATGTGAGTGAGTGGGTTTTTCATTGAACTTGACATTGCCAAATTGATGCGGTTTCCCcataacataaaattaaatCTGGCTTAAgtcattttttctttattatataAGTTTAAATAGTGCTCCAAAACATCCCTTtgacaaaaattaaatagtgaTTAAATATACCAGCATCATGTATCTTGTCTGCTAGGAGTACcccttttttctattttttgccTATGTTAGAAAAGGGAAGGGGGTTTTTCTCAAGCATACCACACTGCTAATGTATTTTGGAAGTACGAACTTGAGACTAGACCCGTTGACGGAGTTGCGTGTGTTAGTTCTCTTCTTTGTTATTTATGTGTTTGGGCTGCCCTTACGAGCCtttgctttttgtttgttgggcCTAGCTTTCCCTTTGAGCTATTTTATTTACCTTTAGGCTTCTTTGAAGTATCTTTAGACGGAAAAGtagaaatcaaaattaacaCAAAACGAGAGCATATGCAATTTGCATTTGATAATATCAAGTCTGACATATCAAGCACTTGAAAATGCATATTGGATGGATCATGAACACCACTTCAATGTTCTGATATCTACAGTAAGGGCCTTATCTAAGGTCCTTAAATTAGGCCCTATGTCTTAATTGTTAGGTCCTTAAATTAGGCCCTATGTCTTAAttgttggatcaaattggttagttTAATCTAACAGTTAAGAGATAAGGCCTCATCTAAGGGCCTTAGATAagaccctcactatagaatatAACACCTGATACACCATTTAGTTGGTCTAATACTCCATCTGATTTTATCATTTGTCTTGAAAAATCGCATAACATGACATCTtgcttttgattttatattatgaCACAAAAGCCAAactgtttttctatttttttggtagaaaAAATAGGCCAAACTTTgtccgtcaattccaagtTACAACAAAGGAAACTGTCATAGTCAGACAAATTATATTCTGTACGCATAGGCCAAATTATGCTCTCCGTCTTTGCGTAACTCAACTCAGAGGGGAGTCAACTTCCTGAGATTGGTCCTCAGTTTGCAGCTATTGCAAGGAGACTCccttaatttcaaaatatggAAGCAAACAAGCAAAGAAAGATAGTAGATGAATTTTGTACATAAACTTTACCAAAAacggaaaaagaagaagataaaagatGGAACTTTTTACATAAACTTTacccaaaaaggaagaagataaAAGACGAACTTTATACATAAACTTtaccacaaaaaataaaagagataaCTTATGCGACCCTCCcaaaaggaggaggaggcagTATTCCTCCCACAATCCGAGCACAAAGTAAATGCTTATAAGAACAAGTCTCATCAACAGTAAAAGTACATTAAAACTTATGATTGCAGGCAAAAATCTGTATCATAATAATCAATATGTAGGGGAAGTGAATGATGCTCAAATAAGGGAAGTGTCATTATCATCAAACAACCATTGTGTATCTTTCTCCAATATAGCAGAATGGATCAAACTATCATGAACTGGgaaacaaacatggtaacatttGAATAAGGCTCCATTCTCAACCATATTTTGGGTGAACATATCaatctaatttaaattaaCACAGTTGCTACAGTAGAAACATGATTGAAATACTTGGAGGCTCACGATCTTACAACAGATGCCGCTCAAACTGAGAAACAACTACTTTCCTACACATTCATATTGCTCCATTTTTAATCCCAGGCCATAAGTCTCAAAATTTCTTAACAGTATACTTTGCTACTACACTTCCTACTAAGCCTATCCAGGGGTACACGCTATCTTTCTTTTAATGCTCTGAACAGCTTGATGTCAGTGATACTGCTTCACTGGTGAATGTTCTTCTAAGTATCTTTCACCATAAACCTCTTTGCAGGGCATTCAACAGATGCAGCTAGCATCTAAAAGCTAATTGAAAGGGAACAATTTtccctatttttaaaaaacacttTCAGAAGACCAAGGGAAAATAGTTTTGGTATGATTCATATTCTACAATCAGCACAAAGAGCTAAGATATAACAAAAACCAGAATGCCTGGCAATTCCTCCTACTCTCCAACATAGTCATGCAAAAAGTCAGCACACACCACTGATAAATGTACCAAAATGAAATCAGAGCATCAAAACAACATTTGGATATGTTTCCAGACAAAACTATAATGTGTATTTCAGCCGTGAAAGAGTATTGATATATAGAACACAAACTAGACTAGATCACAATATGAACCCACAAAATCATTGATGCCAATACCATAATGTGTATTTCAGCAGTCAATGTCAATATATTGTATATGCAACCCACAAACTTGATATTGTCACATCACGCTCATAG includes the following:
- the LOC117622660 gene encoding uncharacterized protein LOC117622660; amino-acid sequence: MFLTVVSSLIFTEKRMAMQIFPESVRKIWNKWELRAMVLISLSLQAILILIGSWRKHSTSNILRIVLWLAYLSADSVATVSLGILSNNQEDSPGDSVNPDYIITAFWAPFLLLHLGGPDTITAYSLEDNELWLRHLLGVAVQVLVAFYVFLRAWSNKVLNFLAIPMFIVGIIKFGERTWVLRSASSEHFRESMLPHPDPGPNYARYMEEYSSKKAEGFKVELGPPIEAPKAENNSNDAGGVLDDSIQNAVILNKAYSFFETFKRLCADLILSFHNIEKSQTFFQNRNSEQAFEVIEIELGFMYDVFYTRAVLVHSRLGGILRCISLSLTVSVFLVFLFKEKHAYTGEDVAITYVLLVGAIILEMYAVVMLLSSDWTTLQLNKHKNGVLKLFHTAVSSIPLVKNNRWSNKLGQYNLITFCLKNRPAKCIFIKKDLFINKLLEKYRYQDSEDVSKELKNLIFTQLKEKSKSASNFDACKQLCARRGAQVLRDAKCLVRLGWTIFGVEFEQSILLWHIATDLCYNFDVKRNSNVVPNQNCKNSKQLSDYMLYLLVMCPFMLPNGIGQIRFQDTCAEAEDFFTERKSITDEEKACTMLLKVSTDISPSEVKGDRSKSVLFDACRLAKALQSMEVEGHWGTNEKKWELVSQVWVEMLSYAANRCHWSDHAQQLRRGGELLTHVWLLMAHLGLTEQFQISEGHKRAKLVVQ
- the LOC117622685 gene encoding auxin-binding protein ABP19a codes for the protein MPQCYILFLFFFIFFSSSSHASVQDFCVADLKGPDGPAGYPCKSPANVTVSDFVFSGLAKGGNTTNIIQAAVTPAFVAQFPGVNGLGLSMARLDLAPGGVIPFHTHPGASEILVVTRGHITAGFVSSASTVYLETLKKGDVMVFPQGLLHFQVNAAKIHSSAFVSFSSASPGLQILDFALFANNLPSALVGQTTFLDLAQIKKLKGVLGGTG
- the LOC117622511 gene encoding growth-regulating factor 5-like; this translates as MLSGNPNTARNRYPFTPNQWQELEHQALIFKYMASGIPIPTDLVYSLKRRLDNSISSRLFSHPMGWGCYEMGFGRKVDPEPGRCKRTDGKKWRCSKEAYPDSKYCERHMHRGRNRSRKPVEVSSSTTTPSVTTATEHPSSSSSSALSSPNNKNLSKTSSYSLSPLSSSISTETQTQHNPHQSNSPLYPFLNYPQSSSSSSRPPPGSVFSPQNSSSSATPHLFLNSGSYNTQAEKDYRYLHGTKGSVDELAFFPESSANGRSILTGGSSSCQPLMSSYRGYSQPQFQSLTDHHNPEVSQQSQEEEQHCFVWGTDFKSGRAIKTEKEAAETQKSLHHFFGDWQPPKSTDTWLDLSSNSGVPNDR